Within the Telopea speciosissima isolate NSW1024214 ecotype Mountain lineage chromosome 4, Tspe_v1, whole genome shotgun sequence genome, the region GAAGTGCTAACAGTAAAACCGACACCAGTTTATGCGCTGTTTGTTCCTTATGATTAGCAACCAAACACCTTCTGGCACAAATAGGTTAATAACTCAAAAATTACAGGAACAAGGAAAAGATAAAAGGGATATGATCAAGGCTTCTCACCCAGGCCTTGGTTCGAATCTCACCAACCCGAAATCTGTTCAAAGATTTTTCAAATTCTGTATCTCACCAAGCAACTCTGTAACTCACAGTTATGTAGGCAAAGCCAAGATCTTTCAAATTCTGTTCTTATCGGCAGCATAGAGCGGCTAGGAGGGTTCTAGGCTCTTGTGGGGACTTCCTCCTAGACTTTTTGACCAATTAATGAACTTTACATTTTCAAGGTCTTTTACAACTAACAAGGAAACTGACCTATTGACTAAAATAAGACTTCACTACTTTAGATAATAGTTACAACTAACTAGTTAATGCTTTTCTTTTTCAGCACATATTACTCTTGAAACTTCTTGACTAAGTCTTGGACTGGAATTAATTGATCTTTTTTTTAGCACACATGAATTAATTACTCTTGACCCATCTTGACTAGAGTTATCTGAAACTTAGGCTAGAATATTTAGGACTGGAGGGTCTGGCCTGAACCAAATGAACTTAGTTTAGGCctagcttcttccttcttgtgATGGTACTATTTGGAGTAGAATTTATCTGCATCATCAAgccatggagagcttgaagaACACATTTTTAGCAGGGTCAGTTGGGCAGAGATGCATATGTCTGTTTGTGCCTTGTACATGCGACCGTTCAACACTTAGCATCTTCTTCCCAACTTAATGGTTTTCTTCAAAAGCATCCAAAAATTACAAACCGCCATTTCCCCACCACTTCCGAGCTGCTCCTACATTCTATTTCCGACTGGAACTGGATCCACGGGTATTATTCCCTTCCGGTTCATTGTATGAGAAAAGCTTTTGACAAAGACGCACCATCCATCAGCTGCTCCACCCAATCCACTCTCCTCTACAAATACAAGCAAACAGAACATGAATcaaacctatcaaaaaaaaaaaaaaaacatgaatcaATGTAAACCCTAGATCCATCATCCTGGTCATGCTTCTAGGATTCTAAGAAGACATCCAAAATGACCATGCACTCTTTGTTGTGGGCATGATTATAAATCTTGTAAGActattattaataaaaataaataaaaagcaaCAATTCCCATACCCCATATACCGAATTAAGTTCAAAATCGAACATTGAAGGATCACACACAAAAACAATTGAGAGCACTAACAGAAACCCAAACAATAATCCTTCCGCCATGTGGCTGAAGTCCCTCTTATCTCCGGTTGTTTTGTTGTTCTTTTTAGTTCTTTTGAGAGAACCAAAAGATTTCAATAAATAACTGAATATATAGGATTTCATCTCAGCTTCACCAATCAAATGCAACCCCTGTTATCTCCACCCTACCATTCCAATATTTCTCCGATGAGAAATCAAACCATAAACTAGAGTTCTGCTGGCTAACTGtgcaacatagttgtcaaggcgttgcttAGGCGTGCAGGTGCCCTTTGCTGGAAGGTCGCCTAGGCTcgttgttggtgtcgccttgactTCCAGGtcctctccaacaccttgggtcgcctagatgccttgataactatgccatGCTACCAAAACATCAAAACCATCGCAGGAAAACCCCACTAAGAAGATACTGAAAAGCCAAAATTTTCTAGctccacccctgtttttgccaCCTAAAAGTTCTGATAGTGCTCCAATCGGGGGGGAGCTTCAGCAACTAATCCAAgcttccagaaaaaaaaatatgaaaaaaccgACTGAGAAGATACTGCAACGCCAAAACCCAACCGACACAGGGAACCAAAGAACTGCATATGTCCAAATCAACGGAGTATTgagtttagagaatgaaatGTTGCTGTAAAACACAGAATGTCACCTGAAATTGACAGTTGCAGGAGAGAGTGGGCTTGCTCACCAAATAGGAAGATGAGGATGGGTTAGATATGGTTGTTGGATCCTCTCCATATGAATCATTGGCCGTTGGATTAATCATTTCCCTGAAAATGGCAGAGAAAGGATAAAGAATTTGAAGAGAGATATCAGCATTTTTATGCCAATGAAAAAAGGGTTTGAAAGGAAATTTACAGCCTTATGTGAATGTTGCCTATAATTGGCAACTTCTTACTGCGATGAAGAAGGATATGAAAGTAAATTTAAAAGCCCAAGAAACGTCAGTGGGATGGCTATCTACCTTGTATAGAAATTATATTGCTTCCAAAAGTTGAGTATTTTTGCTATCTATCTATTCTGACCAATGGGTAGTTTAGCTATTTCTTTTTTCAGAAAATGAATATTAAGGcgatattttccattttttcctttGTACTATATATCAACTGGGAGTACTCTTATTCTTTTGCTCATAAGAAATAACCCTTTTCTTTCTCCAATGTTTGAGCTTAATGCATATATGTGTTGCACTATCTATTTTTACTGATCTTAACTTTATTGACATTTTTTTCTGAGCCTGATGTGACCTTTTATCTTGCTTACCCTAGGTGAAGTTTGCAATCCAATACATGCGTAAAGTTATCCAGAAAAGGGCAAAGTTTGATATAATGGACCTGAACACCATTAAGGTTGTATCCTGCTTGTTACTTGTACCATTTTGGGCATATATCTGGATGATTAGTTGAAACAGTATAGAATCTTGgttttttatattaattatGGAACATAATAGTAATTACGTGAACTGATCTGTGACTTAAATCTACGTAACCGCAGCCACAGTGATCTCTAGGCGATTTCACATGAACAGGATACATAGAGACCCTGTCTTGGTCATAGAAGTCAACTGAAATCTTTTATAAAGTAATTATGTTTGCTGGTGGGAAGCATTATTTAAGAGTCAGCGCAAAAGGGTCTTAACGAAAAGAATTTTGGTGCTTGTACCCCAAGGTACAAACCGTCATgtatttgactttatttttataatttccaGCTTTACTATATGAATGAGGAAGAGTCAAATGAGTCAAAGCACTTGACTTGGAGGAGTATGCTTAATTGGAGTATTCTCAGTGACTGGACTTCCATGTCTTCAAGTGGAATCAATGCAGGGGACTCCAGGAAATTCATTGAAGTTCTTAGATTCAGGAACTAATTGGATATCAAGCTGTATCCTTTGATATAGCTTACTCCTTTTTTTGAATGACCAGTTTTTGCTTTCTGTCTGCTtcatcctttccttttctttcatcCTTAATGGAAGTGTTAGTAAAAACAATTATGCAGATAAACTAAAAGTAAAAGGAACTAAAAAAGGGAAGGAGCACTCTGGAAAGAACCTTGGAAGAGAAAGATACTATCGAAACCAGCGAAACTTTCTTTGCATAATATGTTCTTTCAGATATGTGTCCCGAGCTTATATcatgattccccccccccccctctcgaAAACCTTCAGCGTTTCCTTTAGAAAACCTAGACATCTCAGATATGCTTTAGCTTACTTTATAAGGATCCTGGACCTAGTTATCTATTGGCATTCTACTTTTTAACAGGAATCTGTTATACTTTAAGCTATAGCCATTAAGCTCTACTGGTAAGGCTCCATTTATTGTGGTTCTGACTTCTGATATGTAAAACCAGTACCAACCAAAACAGATTCGAAAACATAGACCAATTTCCAGATTTAAGAGAAATTGCataaaacaaaatcaacaaCTTAGATGGCCAGATAATGCATGTCAAGCTCTCCTCTAATGGCCTAGAATAGCTACTGAAAGTTTCAGCCTGATCCAAGGGTTGGATCTGCTGGAATGGTCAATTCCTAGTTGGAGTAAGAGACCTCACGTTTGACCAGTCAAATCTTTTTGACAATCAGGTTTCAGCATCAATACACCCAATAGTAGATCAATTTATGCTATTGATTTGAGACTCAATAGACCAACAAATTTCAGTTCTTGAGTAACCTCCTAAAATTGCAAGTACTGAACCAACTTGGAATAGGAATATTGCATTCAAAcagaaaaatcaaaacttgattgTAGGAGAAAGTTAAGACCACTGACCGAAGAAGATGTATGGAATCAGGATATTGATCAGACCTGTAGATGACCTATTATCAGAAATCCCATCAAGAGTAGGAAAGGTATATTGTGGGTACTGCTGGTTCTGCTGCAAGATATGGTAGTACCGCTGTTGTACCTTGAATGGAGTTGATAAGAAGAGTTTAAGAGAATAACACAGCGGCAacctgggcttcccaccacaAGGTTTGATTGGTTTCACCACTAATCGTCACCTTGAATCACTACCAGGCTACAGGCAGGTCACAACTTCACCACAGCCAAGAGAGCAAAATTCTGTAGAGTAAAAAATGGTGAGCTGCAATTGGTGCTCTTTCTGTTATTTATAACAGCAACTAAAAACATTTTTAAGTAGACTAGGATACCCCCTAACCGTCCCCCTTACATGCTGTCCCACCCTTTAaactataaaaggaaataaaataacaacttaaattgaaccagtgaACCACCGATTCAACCAGAACTAACTTAAAgcacttaaaaataaaacaaagcaaCTTAAACTAAAACAAAGTGGACCCAGGCCACGTTAGGCCTGGTTCTTCTTGGACTTCCTACGCTGATAAGTCTTCAGTTCTGGATCACCATTTCAGTCTCCTTTGATCCATAATAGTAGGTTCCAATGTTAATTTTTAGCTTTATTACATTTAGGCGGTTTCCCTCTCATGTTCATTTCGTACTGCACTTCTTAAGACCCGTAGTGAAAATAGGAGTTCCTGCCTTTTTTGGTGTATTAGGACAAGTTTTAAATGAACGAGTATgtgaatgaaataaaaccaGTACCAGTAAAAAGGACTTATCCTGTTGTCTTTattttacttctttcttttgttggtcATGAAAAAAAAGTCTGATTGTAACTTATTTTTATTGTAGGTCGCAAAGTCTTGCTTCGTCCCGGTTTTACTTGGTCATGCCACCGACGATGATTTTATTCTTCCTCACCACTCTGATCAGATATATGAGGCTTATGTGGTAAGCAGTTAAGCACATTGAAAATTGCTGTAAAAAAGTTTTAGAAATATTTTCTAACTTATCTTCCAATTTTGCATCACACTTTTGCtacttgtattttttatttgctGGTATCAATCTAGTCATTTGCATTCCTATTTATTAAAGGGACGAAATTTACACCCAGTCGAACCTTTATTTTATAGTAATAGAATATAGAGgctctgtttcttttctttcttcttttgtgtgtgtgtgtgcaaaaaccatgtaatatatatatatagacacaCGCACACACGCACATAatctttttcctgaaatttttccttttatatgaTTTGTACCTGGAAACAGACAGACAcgcaataaaaaataaatgcagTAATACCTTCAAAATGACAGATGCACCCTTGTGGCTCtatgattttaaatttttttcgtTGGCAGCAAACTTCCTAGTCTGTCAATCACCCGGCATGAAGGTTCTGATCAGTGAATCTTATGAATACTTTTTAAAGAAAGTTGACCCCTTAGCTCATATATTGCAATTTCAGGGAAACAAAGTTTCAAAGATTTTAAATAAAGTATCATGAGTTATATCCATGCAATTTGTTCATGGTATATACCCAACTTGACATTAATTGttcccccccacaaaaaaaaaatcgtaaTAGCATCATAAGTTTTGCAGTGATGTGTATTTAGAATCATTATTTCATCTTAATAGCTCTGTACTGGCTAATGATGCATATTTTAACTTGTGATTTATCTTACTAACAACCTTTCTTATAGTTTTAAAAGTTGAATTCTACTTTTTTACttgtcaaaaaatgaaaattggtAGAATTCTACTAATGTGAAACTCTTCTCATTCATTTTATAGGTTAATTTCttatagttttcttttttccttttttcttttctttcaatttgtAAAGGAGAAAAGTACATtaatgaaagggaaaaggaagatACCTCCATTTCAATTTACAGGGGAGGGGGTTTGGAATCTTCCCCGCATCTTATGCCAATGTATTGCCATTTGCTTAATATATGTGTTGCAGTTATATTAAATTTCAACTCATTTACTCAACAGGGAGACAAAAATATCATCAAATTCGAGGGAGATCACAATTCCCCGCGTCCTCAATTCTATTTTGATTCTATAACTATCTTCTTTCATAATGTTTTGCAACCTCCAAAGGAAGCAGTTGAGAGAAATTATTTTGGGACCATGCACGATTACTTTGGCAAGGTAGATGAATACTAAAAAACCTGGTTGTAGGTTTTGATTTTGCTGGAAAATGTTGGGTGCCAATTTTTAATTTTGAGTCGACAAATTTATTTGCAGGGAAGTTGGGATGCGATGCATGAAATAGGACATATAGAACATAATTTTTCGGAAACTTCAGGCATATCCCTCTTATCACGTCTATtttttcagtttggtttctgTTGTACCTTTTATTTAGAAGATTTTCTGTTCTCCAATTGATTTATTAATGATTACTAATTGCAGAATCAGCAGCAAAAAGCACAGAAGATGCCATTAAAAAACTTCGTGCCATAAGACCCATGAGTCGGACAGAGGTTAGTAAAGGGGCTCCAGTTTAATGCATTGCATGTGTCTTATTTCTTATAAGTATTCAGTGAAAGATGCAGTCACCTGAACATTGAAAAACACAACACATATTTCTGTGTTTTGTGTTTTAAAACCTTACGTAGATGAGGCTATCCTTGTAAATCTCTGGCTTTGGTTGGTTTAATGCCCAAAATAAACTTATCTAGAATCAGATTAACCAGTCTAAGACTAGAAATGGGTCAGGATTGGTAGGTGTCTCCCCCTCCCCGACCCTTCTCCTCTTTTTGATATCTTTTACAGGATGGAGTgggggagaagagagggaaaagggcTATTGGATCCAGTCGCTTTGAGGGATGGCCAACTTGATGCCTTCCCAGTTTTTCAGAACACAAATTTTAGGATTAGCTAATCCAAAATCATGGAGGAAGTAGACAGTTTAGGGTGGTTAGAGATTCGAATTTTGGTGGCTTGTTTAAGGCTGCTACCCCTGTGTCTGGCTGCTCAAGGTCAATTAAGTTGTGTTGAGGTATATGTAAGCATGTTGTCATGCAGTTTTGTACTATGATTAACACATCTGACTGAAGTTATGACTTTGGACATcgttataaaatattttaagatTGAATATTGTGTAGTTTTGTTTTGTATGTAATATTGTCGAACTTACCAAGTGCTTGTTTCTCCAATACTTCTCAGGTCCCTTCTGATATTCCCTCCAAAGAAAAACAATCTGGAGAGGTATTTTGCTGCTGCTTTGGTATTTTTTCAGTTGTAGTTTAaaggatcccccccccccccccccccaactccacccaaaaaaaattctctttctGTTCTCAGTCAGTATGTATGACTGCGACACCTAAGCCAATTATTTGGAGAGCTGCCAAAGAATCTAATGAAAATATGGTGGTGTTGGACATCATAGAAATGGTGATCAACAGCTACATCTATCTATTCCTTTTAGTCAGTGAACCACCTCTTGGATGGGCTGCAGCTAGTAGCACAAAAACAATGATGATTGTATAGCTCCATCTCTTCCTTGATTCTATTCTTTTCCTTGCTTCTATCTAcgttttattttgaaaagatatATTGATGGTTTCATGTTTTCATATTAAAAAATGCAGATGGTTTAGATTGGATGTCAGTCATTAGGTGGCCTGCCTTTTTATCTGTAGTCAAAACTACTATTTCATTTACCAATGGACTGAGAGTCGAGACCCTATCATTTTTTATTGCAGAAAGAAGGAAGTGAAAAGGAGCCTGCCTCATCTTCTGGACTGATTAGCTTCGAATTCTCCAATGGTGATCTCTATGGTCCACATGTCCCAACCACaattgatggtgatgatgatgatgatgatgatgatgaatatgTGGAGTACCCACTCGACAATATAGCAGATTTCCCATGCAAcattgaagaggaagaaagggtaAGTCCCATGCTAATTTTATcccatattttaattattttgctTTCAATATCTCGCACACGTTCTATCAAGGGGTTCATAGGACTTACTGGGAGTTCACCTTGTTCCCAAATCAACATGCTGGGCTGATGGATAACACCTCCTAACCATTCAATTACAGCCGCCTTAACCCAACTGAGTCTGGCAAGATACTCTACTGTAAAGCGAGGAGGCTCAGGTTGGACAGGGATTCACTGAATGGACAACTGCTCACATCTGTCCCTTCCTACGGATCAGACCAGAGGCTGCTCCATAGAGAGGGCTTAGTCCACTGAAACAAGTggcgatatatatatatatatatatatatatagagagagagagagagatcctttCTTCTGGACCATATTTTTCTATATTGAATGTTCAATATGATGCAGATGTTAATGGCAGCAGTTTTCGAGTCTTTAAAAGACATGGAGATCAGACATCCTCACGAGGAGCAGCAGGTATCCAATGTCAGCGCCAGTTCACCTGAATCTTCAGAGAAGGAAAACCCAGTAACTTCTTCCGTCACAGAACACAACTCAAGGCTCTCAAAGATGGATGATGGTTCCATTTCACCGACCGCCACCCAGGACTTGGTCTGTCAAAGCCCTTCGCAAGATGCAAGTGAGCCCACAATGGGAAGCATGGAGACTTCTGCTAAAAGTGGCACGTCATTGAGTGATCCCAAGTCATCTACAGGTGGCACTTCATCAGCAAAAGATGTGGACATTTCAGGTGAGACCAGAGCCACCTTGACGGTGGAGAGGAACCCAACCAACAATATTGTAGATGGATTGACACAGAGGTGGGGTTTCAACTTCTTTAGGAACAATTGAAACAATTAGTATGTTATAAGAAATGTGAAGATGTGATGTGTGCAGTTGTTATTAGAGTAtagcaaagaaaataaagttcaGTAAGggggaaaatgaaaagaaaattacaatgtGATGTGTGCAGTCTGTGTAGGTGGAAATCATATTTCTTTATATTAATGATTCAGTTTTCTTCCCctccctcttccccccccccccccccttcccacaTTCCATTCTTGGCTTTAAATTGATGAGTTATCTAAAAAACTTATTGCATTGATCAGACAATTGTAATCATCGGAGCTATGAATCCTTCAAAAACTTCTCTGGATAAGCAATGGAAAAAGAATTTTTCGACCCACATGATGCGAGTACGGTCATGAGACAGAGAATTAGGTAGGAAGACTCACCATGTCTGGACCTGGACTCAGTTTCCACCATGAACAGACATGCGGATGTCAATCTATGACCTGAATTTGATTCGTGTATTAACCATGTCATCATCTCCTACcgtattctttctttttctctcttgattttcttcttctgctctcTCTATCATTTGTTCAgctttgttttctttccttttcggCTTGATGATTGTCTTCTGTTGGAATGCAGAGGGGCTTTATTCACTTCACACTCTTACAATcttaaaaaaacatattttccaGATTAAACctgatattatatttttttgctgGAAACAAAACTGAAAGCCCTTGATGAAAAATCTTGGCCTtgtattttaaataaatttccTCTTTTGGATTCTGTTCATGACTTGGAGCCCTTGGATTTGGAGGGGAGACTTTGGTTGGGCTATATACCCCCATCCCAGCTGCTGATGGATTGGGTTTTTTAATGAAGAATTATCTTCTTTCCTTAATTCTATCTTTAcgttcttttttcttattggtGACTTTGATCAAGTCCTTAAGATTGATGAGAAGTTTGGAGGGAAAAGATTTAGCCCCTCAAATCATATTGCCATGGGTTTATCTAATGTGGTGTCATAGTTTGGTTTATTGATTGTATTAATGAcctgtttacaaaaaaaaaaaataatgtattaAGGACATTgatagggttttaggtttttttttttttttttggtgaatgggTTTTAGTTTTTGATATCCCTAGGATTGCTAATATCTTTGTGCAATGCTCTAatactattttttctttctaatccCAGTGATCCTCATTTGCTCCTGTTTTTTCAAcctctcatttttttcatttgagAATCATATGCTAACTTCTCTTCCTTCGTTGGAAGAGATTAGAGACTATGTTTAGCATCGATTCTTTTAAAGCACCTAGTCATGACCCATGATGGAATTCGGGaatacccagtgcacgaagcTCTGAGGAGGGTAATAATGTACGCAGTCCTACCTttgctttgcggagaggctgtttccagatactcgaacccatgaccacttgatTACAACAGAGCaactttaccattgcaccaaggtccacttGACTCATGATGGAATAtcagctttattttttttttaaatgttgggATTTTGTTCAACATGATGTTGAGAAGTTTGTTTATtacttctttatctttttaaaTCTTCCTTGTGAGATTAATCACACCCTAACTTTAATACCTAAAAAAGACAAATCTCTTAAATTTGAAGGTTTTAGACCTGTTAGTTTGTGTACGGTAGCTTATAAAGTCATATCCAAACTCTTAACAAAAATTGTTCGAGGCATGTAAGATCGAATTGTCGCTCTTTTTCAATATGTTTTTATTAAGGAAGGTAGATTACTAAAAATATTATCATTGCACATGAGATTATTCATGTCAAAGGCATGCTATCGGCTTTCCAATTCTTGGGTCTCTCAGAACTTTGGTGTGATTTATCTGCCCTGAAAATTTTCCAActtctttttgttgatgacaCTTTTATGTTGTCACACAAATTTATCTGACATCCAGTCAATTCAAGCCACTCTTTTACTTTTCCAATATCTGGGGGGTCAACAAGTTAATGTTGCCAAAAGTGAAGtattttttagtaaaaatacCCTTCTCGGTCTCTCTCTCCAACAACAAATATGCCGACATTTtgggatgagggagatatcaccAGATTTTGTATATCTAGGGGCTCCTCTTTTGGTTAGTAGAGCTAAGGATGCCAAATGGTATGGTTTCGAGATACCGGTATAGTTTTAGGATACAGATAAGGTTTTGGGATATCAGTATGGTTTTGGTACGGTACACTACACATATACCCCATACCAATACCTTACCCAATACTGATTCATTACATCTATCTCATACCAATACTGTACTAAATCGATTCGGTATTATTTAGTATAGTATGGTGTATTTTCAATATTATGTCCATACTGATACTATGTTGAATACCAACTTGATACAGCTATCTCATACCAATACCATATTGGATTTATTTGGTACGATTAGGTATAGATAATTTGGTATGGAAACGGTAACGGTATACGGTATTGGGTACACATTGGCATCCCCTTAAGTAGAGCACAATAAAGACACTTGGCTACAGTGTTTGATAGGATTCAAAGTAATCTTAGAAAATTTTCTTGCTTTCACAAGTAGGGGGATCCATTCTCATTAAATCGGTTTTAAGCTCTATCTCTACCTGTTTATGTCATGTTTTCTATTTCCAAGAAAATTTGTAGGCATGTTAACAAAATCAATT harbors:
- the LOC122658346 gene encoding uncharacterized protein LOC122658346; amino-acid sequence: MEQLVNFIIRPPRAEYIPENDLLDQEFMLKGQWFQRKDLEITNSRGNVLQCSHYVPVIVPEGKTLPCVIYCHGNSGCRADASEAALILLPSYITVFALDFSGSGLSEGEHVTLGWNEKEDLKAVVDYLRSDGNVSCIGLWGRSMGAVTSLIYGSEDPSIAGMVLDSPFSDLVELMMELADRYKFRVPKFTVKFAIQYMRKVIQKRAKFDIMDLNTIKVAKSCFVPVLLGHATDDDFILPHHSDQIYEAYVGDKNIIKFEGDHNSPRPQFYFDSITIFFHNVLQPPKEAVERNYFGTMHDYFGKGSWDAMHEIGHIEHNFSETSESAAKSTEDAIKKLRAIRPMSRTEVPSDIPSKEKQSGEKEGSEKEPASSSGLISFEFSNGDLYGPHVPTTIDGDDDDDDDDEYVEYPLDNIADFPCNIEEEERMLMAAVFESLKDMEIRHPHEEQQVSNVSASSPESSEKENPVTSSVTEHNSRLSKMDDGSISPTATQDLVCQSPSQDASEPTMGSMETSAKSGTSLSDPKSSTGGTSSAKDVDISGETRATLTVERNPTNNIVDGLTQRWGFNFFRNN